The Maniola hyperantus chromosome 2, iAphHyp1.2, whole genome shotgun sequence genome includes a region encoding these proteins:
- the LOC117988729 gene encoding succinate dehydrogenase [ubiquinone] cytochrome b small subunit, mitochondrial-like, protein MISIYNPVKSFSTSIIRRHEEKPHDHAKLWIVEKGTTACLVAFIPLGLLIPNKLFDTILAILITAHTHWGLEACVVEYVRVLLFGPTLPKIAMGVVYGITALMLGGLLFLIFNDIGMCRGFWRIWRNMRKPADTPPRKGVGPGGLRNCD, encoded by the exons ATGATTTCTATCTACAACCCT GTCAAATCATTCAGTACATCAATAATCCGAAGACACGAAGAAAAACCTCATGATCACGCAAAACTATGGATAGTTGAAAAGGGTACAACAGCGTGTCTTGTCGCCTTTATTCCTTTAGGATTATTAATTCCTAATAAGCTTTTCGACACCATTCTGGCTATTCTGATAACAGCTCATACACATTG gggATTGGAGGCTTGTGTTGTGGAGTACGTCAGAGTCCTATTATTTGGACCTACGCTGCCTAAAATTGCTATGGGAGTTGTATATGGAATTACAGCACTCATGCTTGGGGGTTTATTGTTTCTGATTTTCAATGATATCGGCATGTGCAGAGGTTTTTGGAGAATTTGGAGAAACATGAGAAAGCCAGCAGATACACCACCTAGGAAGGGCGTGGGGCCAGGGGGTTTGAGGAACTGTGATTAA